Proteins from a genomic interval of Garra rufa chromosome 4, GarRuf1.0, whole genome shotgun sequence:
- the LOC141332769 gene encoding LOW QUALITY PROTEIN: antigen WC1.1-like (The sequence of the model RefSeq protein was modified relative to this genomic sequence to represent the inferred CDS: substituted 3 bases at 3 genomic stop codons), whose amino-acid sequence MRGLKLIFLLILITAVCHASVAQKDGVNVRLVDGDSPCAGRVEVHHRGQWGTVCDVGWDLVDATVVCRELDCGEPVDALSDAHFGQGLGPIWMSFVVCTGSESTLKNCGSAGWGKSSCDHSKDAGVICSEVRLVGDSRCSGRLEIFHDQTWMSVCDAAFDQQDAEVVCRELDCGAPVQVLGTAAFGKGDTQMWTQEIQCRGNESQIHLCPTSPSYENNCSHEYSVGLMCADSVNVRLVDGHSRCAGRVEVFHRGQWGTVCDEDWDMADAAVVCRELNCGEPVDSVGDAHFGQGSGPIWMSYVLCTGSESTLKNCGSTGWDKSNCDHDDDAGVICSGKLLSSSTXXIVTLTPXVWGSFFLLEVRLVGGSRCSGRLEILHDQSWMSVCDAAFDQQDSEVVCRELDCGAPVQVLGAAAFGKGDNQMWTQEIQCRGNESQIHYCPTSPTHKHSCSHEYSVELVCADSVNVRLAGGNSRCAGRVEILHRGQWGTVCDDYWDMANAAVVCRELDCGEPVDALGGAHFGSGSGQIWMSYVVCTGSEPSLKSCGSTGWSESNCDHFDDAGVICSV is encoded by the exons ATGAGGGGCCTGAAGCTGATATTTCTTCTAATACTCATCACCGCTG tCTGTCATGCATCTGTTGCACAAAAAGACGGTGTGAATGTGAGGTTAGTCGATGGCGACAGTCCTTGTGCTGGTAGAGTGGAGGTTCATCATAGAGGTcagtggggaacagtgtgtgatgtTGGTTGGGATTTGGTTGATGCTAcagtggtgtgtagagagctggactgtggagAACCTGTAGATGCTCTGAGTGATGCTCATTTTGGACAAGGATTAGGACCGATCTGGATGAGTTTTGTTGTGTGCACTGGATCAGAGTCTACACTGAAGAACTGTGGGTCAGCAGGTTGGGGTAAAAGCAGCTGTGATCATTCTAAAGATGCTGGAGTCATCTGCTCAG AAGTCAGGCTGGTTGGAGATTCTCGCTGCTCTGGGAGGTTAGAGATATTTCATGATCAGACGTGGATGTCAGTGTGTGACGCTGCCTTTGACCAGCAggatgcagaggttgtgtgtagagagctggactgtggggctcctgtaCAGGTGCTGGGAACAGCTGCTTTTGGCAAAGGAGACACTCAGATGTGGACACAAGAGATTCAGTGCAGAGGAAATGAATCTCAGATTCACCTCTGTCCAACATCACCATCATATGAAAATAACTGTTCTCATGAATACAGCGTTGGACTGATGTGTGCAG ATAGTGTGAATGTGAGGTTGGTTGATGGTCACAGTCGCTGTGCTGGTAGAGTAGAGGTTTTTCATAGAGGTcagtggggaacagtgtgtgatgaGGACTGGGATATGGCTGATGCTGCAGTGGTGTGTCGAGAACTAAACTGTGGAGAACCCGTTGATTCTGTGGGTGATGCACATTTTGGACAAGGATCAGGACCGATCTGGATGAGTTATGTCTTATGTACTGGATCAGAGTCCACATTAAAGAACTGTGGCTCGACAGGATGGGATAAAAGCAATTGTGATCATGATGATGATGCTGGAGTCATTTGCTCAGGTAAACTGCTCAGCTCCTCAACTTAATAAATTGTCACACTAACTCCATAAGTTTGGGG ttctttctttcttttagaaGTCAGGCTGGTTGGAGGTTCTCGCTGCTCTGGGAGGTTAGAGATACTTCATGATCAGTCATGGATGTCAGTGTGTGACGCTGCCTTTGACCAGCAGGATTcagaggttgtgtgtagagagctggactgtggggctcctgtaCAGGTGCTGGGAGCAGCTGCTTTTGGCAAAGGAGACAATCAGATGTGGACACAAGAGATTCAGTGTAGAGGAAATGAGTCTCAGATTCACTACTGTCCAACATCaccaacacacaaacacagctgTTCTCATGAATACAGTGTTGAACTAGTGTGTGCAG ACAGTGTAAATGTGAGGCTGGCAGGTGGTAACAGTCGCTGTGCTGGTAGAGTGGAGATTCTCCATAGAGGTcagtggggaacagtgtgtgatgacTACTGGGACATGGCAAAtgctgcagtggtgtgtagagagctggactgtggagAACCTGTAGATGCTCTGGGTGGTGCTCACTTTGGATCAGGATCAGGACAAATCTGGATGAGTTACGTTGTGTGCACTGGATCGGAGCCCTCACTGAAGAGCTGTGGCTCAACAGGATGGAGTGAAAGCAACTGTGATCATTTTGATGATGCTGGAGTCATCTGCTCAG TTTAA